The Halorientalis sp. IM1011 genome window below encodes:
- the dapA gene encoding 4-hydroxy-tetrahydrodipicolinate synthase, producing the protein MTHDTFTGVFPAMTTPFHADESIDFETLREHAQWLEQRGVDGVVPMGTTGESATLSHDQHVEVIEAVTDAVDDVPVIAGSGSNNTREALELSERAADAGADGLLLISPYYNKPEPAGMENHFRQVADAVSLPQIIYNVPSRTGRNIAVESAVNLAEHENIVGYKAASGDMNRITEVIERTREENFAILSGDDAMTLPIIATGGSGCISVSANVEPARTCALVGAALSGDFERAREYHHELGELFRVLFAESNPIPIKEAMEIRGHYDSGRMRSPLSRATDETLDALRETLDDLDDGTAPEPAEVQR; encoded by the coding sequence ATGACACACGATACGTTCACCGGCGTGTTCCCCGCGATGACCACGCCGTTTCACGCAGACGAGAGCATCGACTTCGAGACACTCCGCGAGCACGCCCAGTGGCTGGAACAGCGCGGCGTCGACGGCGTCGTGCCCATGGGCACGACCGGCGAGAGCGCGACCCTCTCGCACGACCAGCACGTCGAAGTCATCGAAGCCGTCACCGACGCCGTCGACGACGTGCCCGTGATCGCCGGGTCGGGCAGCAACAACACCCGCGAGGCGCTCGAACTCTCCGAACGCGCCGCCGACGCCGGGGCCGACGGCCTCCTTTTGATCTCCCCGTACTACAACAAGCCCGAACCCGCCGGCATGGAGAACCACTTCCGGCAGGTCGCCGACGCCGTTTCCCTCCCCCAGATCATCTACAACGTCCCCTCCCGGACCGGTCGCAACATCGCCGTCGAGTCCGCCGTGAATCTCGCCGAACACGAGAACATCGTCGGCTACAAGGCCGCCTCCGGCGACATGAACCGGATCACCGAGGTCATCGAGCGCACGCGCGAGGAGAACTTCGCGATACTCTCCGGTGACGACGCGATGACCCTGCCGATCATCGCGACCGGCGGCAGCGGCTGTATCTCCGTCTCGGCCAACGTCGAACCCGCCCGGACCTGCGCGCTCGTCGGGGCCGCGCTGTCGGGGGACTTCGAGCGCGCCCGTGAGTACCACCACGAACTCGGCGAACTCTTTCGGGTGCTCTTCGCCGAGAGCAACCCCATCCCGATCAAGGAGGCCATGGAGATCCGCGGCCACTACGACTCGGGTCGGATGCGCTCGCCGCTCTCCCGCGCCACCGACGAGACGCTCGACGCGCTCCGTGAGACGCTGGACGACCTCGACGACGGGACCGCCCCCGAACCGGCGGAGGTCCAGCGATGA
- a CDS encoding M20 family metallopeptidase, translating into MAFDPLDFHETAVSIPSHEDVTEMREYLVETLEDAGVSVRIDDAGNTLATREGESDGPHIVLNTHIDTVPPHVPLERDGEIVRGRGSCDAKGPLAALLSAFLDAEIASGTVTLAVTPDEEVYSTGAAALDLDADGYIVGEPTGLDICNAAKGRFEGTVEIEGLAAHAAEPESGASAIRAAAPVLQALESYDETVGPPEHDSLGRPTLEPTVIEGGEATNQIPAECRITIDRRSVPPETQQGFREQLSAHLQSWIPDSMDLSFAYTERETPFLEAFATPADSDVVTALRDAGAGEVRPFGAATEASYFAADAPTVVFGPGVLADDEGAVAHAEREYVRRSEVERAGEIATAAVESLLD; encoded by the coding sequence ATGGCGTTCGACCCCCTCGACTTCCACGAGACCGCCGTCTCGATCCCCTCCCACGAGGACGTGACCGAGATGCGCGAGTACCTGGTCGAGACGCTCGAAGACGCGGGCGTTTCGGTCCGCATCGACGACGCCGGAAATACCCTGGCGACGCGCGAGGGGGAATCCGACGGCCCACACATCGTCCTGAACACGCACATCGATACGGTACCGCCCCACGTCCCTCTCGAACGGGACGGTGAGATCGTCCGAGGCCGGGGGTCCTGCGACGCGAAGGGACCGCTCGCGGCCCTGCTCTCGGCGTTTCTCGATGCCGAGATAGCGTCCGGAACAGTGACGCTGGCGGTCACGCCCGACGAGGAAGTGTACTCGACGGGCGCGGCGGCGCTCGACCTGGATGCGGACGGCTACATCGTGGGCGAACCGACGGGACTGGACATCTGTAACGCCGCGAAGGGCCGCTTCGAGGGGACAGTCGAAATCGAGGGCCTCGCGGCCCACGCGGCGGAACCCGAGAGCGGTGCGAGCGCGATCCGTGCAGCTGCGCCCGTCCTGCAGGCCCTCGAATCCTACGACGAGACGGTCGGTCCGCCCGAGCACGACTCGCTCGGGCGACCGACGCTCGAACCCACCGTGATCGAGGGCGGCGAGGCGACGAACCAGATTCCCGCCGAGTGCAGAATAACGATCGACCGTCGGAGCGTTCCCCCCGAGACCCAGCAGGGCTTCCGCGAGCAACTGTCGGCCCACCTCCAGTCCTGGATTCCCGACTCGATGGACCTCTCCTTCGCGTACACCGAGCGCGAGACACCGTTCCTCGAAGCGTTCGCCACGCCCGCCGACAGCGACGTGGTGACTGCACTCCGGGACGCTGGCGCGGGCGAGGTCCGGCCGTTCGGGGCGGCAACGGAGGCCTCGTACTTCGCGGCCGACGCGCCGACGGTCGTGTTCGGACCGGGGGTGCTGGCTGACGACGAGGGCGCAGTGGCCCACGCCGAGCGCGAGTACGTTCGCCGTTCCGAGGTCGAACGGGCCGGTGAGATCGCGACGGCGGCCGTCGAGTCCCTGCTCGACTGA
- the purH gene encoding bifunctional phosphoribosylaminoimidazolecarboxamide formyltransferase/IMP cyclohydrolase: protein MKLAGMASNRGRNLLNVHDLAPGGAELAVVLTNSEDAPVVEEAEKRGIPTETVVQREDESRRDHEERVVEALDDYEFDLVCLDGYMRVLSDTFLDPMPTTLNVHPSLLPAFPGMDAWGDALEYGVDVVGCTVHAVTNAVAEDGSLIDEEVDGGPVVTQEPIPVYDGDDEESLKERVLYQGEMKAYPRAVKWFAEDRVEIDWDANQVHVEGDTGGEFPERRVTSEDRHADLRYGENPHQDAALYADRTCEEASVVSADQLNEGAKGMSYNNFNDTDAALNIVKEFDEPAAAVIKHTNPAGCATADTLAEAYADALATDPKSAFGGIVALNRECDQETAAQIVDSFKEVVVAPGYTDDALDTLFEKENLRVLDVSDNYDVTEPVTEKDLVGGTLVQERDTQAPTRDDLEVVTDREPTDEQIDAMLFAWQTIKHVKSNAILFADGTETVGVGAGQVSRVDAVEIAKMKAEKDAEGKSAAGAVMASDAFFPFPDGIEAAAEAGIEAVIQPGGSVNDDDVIEAANVHDMAMVFTGSRAFRHD from the coding sequence ATGAAGCTAGCGGGCATGGCCAGCAACCGCGGCCGCAACTTGCTGAACGTCCACGACCTGGCACCCGGCGGGGCCGAACTCGCCGTCGTTCTCACCAACAGCGAGGACGCGCCGGTCGTCGAGGAGGCCGAGAAACGGGGGATTCCCACTGAAACAGTCGTCCAGCGCGAGGACGAGAGTCGACGGGACCACGAGGAACGCGTCGTCGAGGCCCTCGACGACTACGAGTTCGACCTCGTCTGTCTCGACGGCTACATGCGGGTCCTCTCGGACACTTTCCTCGATCCGATGCCGACCACGCTGAACGTCCACCCCTCCCTGTTGCCCGCCTTCCCGGGCATGGACGCGTGGGGCGACGCGCTGGAGTACGGCGTCGACGTGGTGGGGTGTACCGTCCACGCGGTCACGAACGCCGTCGCCGAGGACGGCTCGCTGATCGACGAGGAAGTCGACGGCGGGCCCGTCGTCACGCAGGAACCGATCCCCGTCTACGACGGCGACGACGAGGAGTCCCTCAAAGAGCGCGTCCTCTACCAGGGCGAGATGAAGGCCTACCCCCGCGCAGTGAAGTGGTTCGCCGAGGACCGCGTCGAGATCGACTGGGATGCCAATCAGGTTCACGTCGAAGGCGACACCGGCGGCGAGTTCCCCGAGCGCCGGGTCACCAGCGAGGACCGCCACGCCGACCTGCGCTACGGCGAGAACCCCCACCAGGACGCGGCGCTGTACGCCGACCGGACCTGCGAGGAGGCGAGCGTCGTCTCGGCCGACCAGTTGAACGAGGGCGCGAAGGGGATGTCCTACAACAACTTCAACGACACCGACGCCGCCCTCAACATCGTCAAGGAGTTCGACGAACCCGCCGCCGCGGTCATCAAACACACCAACCCCGCGGGCTGTGCGACCGCCGACACGCTCGCCGAGGCCTACGCCGACGCGCTGGCCACAGACCCCAAGAGCGCCTTCGGCGGCATCGTCGCCCTCAACCGCGAGTGCGATCAGGAGACGGCCGCACAGATCGTCGACTCGTTCAAGGAGGTCGTCGTCGCGCCCGGCTACACCGACGACGCCCTCGACACCCTCTTCGAGAAGGAGAACCTCCGGGTGCTGGACGTTTCGGACAACTACGACGTGACCGAACCCGTCACCGAGAAGGACCTCGTCGGGGGGACCTTGGTGCAGGAGCGGGACACGCAGGCTCCGACCCGTGACGACTTGGAGGTCGTCACCGACCGGGAGCCCACCGACGAGCAGATCGACGCGATGCTGTTCGCCTGGCAGACGATCAAACACGTCAAATCCAACGCCATCCTGTTCGCCGACGGCACCGAGACGGTCGGGGTCGGAGCCGGACAGGTCTCCCGGGTCGACGCCGTCGAGATCGCGAAGATGAAAGCCGAGAAAGACGCCGAGGGCAAGTCCGCGGCGGGGGCCGTGATGGCGAGCGACGCCTTCTTCCCGTTCCCTGACGGCATCGAGGCCGCCGCAGAGGCGGGCATCGAAGCGGTCATCCAGCCCGGCGGCTCGGTCAACGACGACGACGTGATCGAGGCCGCAAACGTTCACGACATGGCGATGGTGTTCACTGGCTCTCGGGCGTTCCGGCACGACTGA
- the dapF gene encoding diaminopimelate epimerase, protein MVEVEKYHGTGNDFIIVDATEDVPDRRAFAADLCDRETGLDHPNARKRGADGVLFLALEDEYSPPRVVMTLVQPDGSVAAMCGNGARCAAKWVAERTGSPEVMIDTQAGTRRAEIGEQGVTIEMGAPTFEPDRVPVVGDEPMIEREVEGLTVTAVNTGVPHAVAFVDDVTSVDVEAVAPAVRDADVFPEGANVNFAAPRADGQAADGTVRGFDQRTFERGVEAETDSCGTGAVAIVAAAERLGKVERGQRVPAHPPGGRLVVQLTDRDALLQGPVEREYTGTVTVVDPTTFDVELDTVPGDD, encoded by the coding sequence ATGGTCGAAGTAGAGAAGTATCACGGCACGGGCAACGACTTCATCATCGTCGACGCGACAGAGGACGTACCGGACCGCCGGGCGTTCGCGGCCGACCTCTGTGACCGGGAGACCGGGCTCGATCACCCCAACGCGCGCAAACGCGGGGCCGATGGCGTCCTCTTTCTGGCGCTGGAGGACGAGTACTCCCCGCCCCGGGTCGTGATGACGCTGGTTCAACCGGACGGGAGCGTCGCGGCCATGTGCGGCAACGGCGCCCGCTGTGCGGCGAAGTGGGTCGCCGAACGCACCGGTTCCCCGGAGGTCATGATCGACACGCAGGCCGGTACGCGCCGCGCCGAGATCGGCGAGCAGGGCGTCACCATCGAGATGGGTGCGCCCACGTTCGAACCCGATCGTGTCCCCGTCGTCGGCGACGAACCCATGATCGAACGGGAGGTGGAGGGCCTGACGGTCACGGCGGTCAACACCGGCGTTCCCCACGCCGTCGCGTTCGTCGACGACGTGACGAGCGTCGACGTGGAGGCCGTCGCGCCCGCGGTCCGGGACGCCGACGTGTTTCCCGAGGGCGCGAACGTCAACTTCGCCGCGCCACGGGCGGACGGTCAGGCCGCGGACGGGACGGTTCGTGGGTTCGACCAGCGGACCTTCGAGCGCGGCGTCGAGGCCGAAACCGACTCCTGTGGGACGGGTGCGGTGGCCATCGTCGCTGCTGCCGAGCGCCTCGGCAAGGTCGAGCGGGGCCAGCGCGTCCCGGCCCACCCGCCTGGTGGTCGGCTGGTCGTCCAGTTGACCGATCGGGACGCGCTCCTGCAGGGCCCGGTCGAACGCGAGTACACCGGGACGGTGACCGTCGTCGACCCGACGACCTTCGACGTGGAACTCGACACCGTCCCGGGTGACGACTGA
- the dapB gene encoding 4-hydroxy-tetrahydrodipicolinate reductase: protein MTRVAVNGAAGRMGRTVIETAADRDDVEAVVGFDVEGPDEVQGVPVVDAGEAADALAEYDAEVAVDFTVPEATLSLAEACTNAGVGLVVGTTGFDEDGFAALDDAAESVPLLKATNFARGIHALLRAIEEALPAVPDYDLELMETHHNGKIDAPSGTAKTMLETVQDERDVEPVYGREGHAPRDEDEIGVFARRAGDIRGEHELIAAGNDEVLSLSHHAEDRSVFAAGALDAAVWIENQEPGRYDFGNVIDQ from the coding sequence ATGACGCGGGTCGCAGTCAACGGCGCGGCCGGCCGGATGGGTCGGACTGTCATCGAGACCGCGGCCGACCGCGACGACGTGGAGGCCGTCGTCGGCTTCGACGTCGAAGGGCCCGACGAGGTGCAGGGCGTACCCGTCGTCGACGCCGGTGAGGCCGCCGACGCACTCGCGGAATACGACGCCGAGGTGGCCGTCGACTTCACCGTCCCCGAGGCCACCCTGTCGCTCGCCGAGGCCTGTACGAACGCAGGGGTCGGGCTGGTGGTCGGCACGACCGGCTTCGACGAGGACGGCTTCGCCGCGCTCGACGACGCCGCCGAGTCCGTCCCGCTCCTGAAGGCCACCAATTTCGCGCGGGGAATCCACGCCCTGCTCCGGGCGATCGAGGAAGCTCTGCCCGCGGTGCCCGACTACGACCTCGAACTGATGGAGACCCATCATAATGGAAAGATCGACGCGCCCTCCGGGACGGCGAAGACGATGCTCGAAACCGTCCAGGATGAACGCGACGTGGAACCGGTCTACGGTCGCGAGGGCCACGCGCCCCGCGACGAGGACGAGATCGGTGTCTTCGCCCGCCGGGCCGGCGACATCCGCGGCGAACACGAACTGATCGCGGCGGGCAACGACGAGGTGCTCTCCCTCTCACACCACGCCGAGGACCGGAGCGTCTTCGCGGCCGGCGCGCTGGACGCCGCGGTCTGGATCGAAAACCAAGAGCCCGGGCGGTACGACTTCGGGAACGTCATCGACCAATGA
- a CDS encoding helix-turn-helix domain-containing protein: protein MRYVEGLLTPERGWIHPIERRIQQAPGIKNERILQMELLDDGTVTTMYELSGDREVIEFAAEYVPELITYQVSPMQDRIITYAHLESNEMLTGLLELPHTYQIVPDFPIEFASNGGIKLTIVGDEDQIREAMDAVPDGISVELQKLGDYAPENERLLSRLTDRQREVAEIAVDMGYYDTPRQVTYDDIAEEVEVAPGTVGEILRKVESRLLNALLG from the coding sequence ATGCGATACGTCGAGGGCCTGTTGACGCCGGAACGCGGGTGGATTCACCCCATCGAGCGGCGCATCCAGCAGGCACCGGGGATCAAGAACGAACGGATCCTCCAGATGGAACTGCTCGACGACGGCACGGTGACGACGATGTACGAACTCAGCGGCGACCGCGAGGTCATCGAGTTCGCCGCCGAGTACGTCCCCGAACTCATCACCTACCAGGTCTCGCCGATGCAGGACCGCATCATCACCTACGCCCACCTCGAATCGAACGAGATGCTCACTGGCCTGCTGGAACTGCCGCACACGTACCAGATCGTCCCGGACTTCCCCATCGAGTTCGCAAGCAACGGCGGCATCAAGCTGACAATCGTCGGCGACGAGGACCAGATCCGCGAGGCGATGGACGCCGTCCCCGACGGGATCTCCGTCGAACTCCAGAAACTCGGCGACTACGCCCCCGAGAACGAACGACTCCTCTCGCGACTCACCGACCGCCAGCGCGAGGTCGCCGAGATCGCCGTCGACATGGGCTACTACGACACGCCACGACAGGTCACCTACGACGACATCGCCGAGGAGGTCGAGGTGGCCCCCGGCACCGTCGGCGAGATCCTCAGAAAAGTCGAATCCCGACTGCTGAACGCACTTCTCGGGTAA
- the lysA gene encoding diaminopimelate decarboxylase, producing MSSGVAVRRLSDWDAERLRDLAAEFDTPLYVLDPDRVRENAARLQSAFDAEEISYAVKANTTRPVLETIESTGVGAECASAGEVERALAAGFDGEAVRYTAVNPPEEDLDYVVDAAADHDLIVTVGAADTLDRLDERGFSGRLCIRANPGVGAGHHEKVSTGAAPKFGVPMDRVPDLASEAVDRGFDLVGLHAHAGSGISGEDLQAHRELVARMGDLARRVISDVGTIEFVNVGGGLGVPYREEEDPLDLDAVAAATREAFGDVDARLGIEPGRYFVADAGVLLTRVNTVKPTPETTVVGVDAGMTTLVRPAMYDSYHTIRSLASDADRRETVSVTVAGPICETADVLGEDRPLPDSERGDLLAVGNAGAYGYEMSSNYNSRPRPAVVALDGTDARLAVRREAVADITELETWSK from the coding sequence ATGAGCTCGGGGGTCGCGGTCCGCCGGCTGTCCGACTGGGACGCCGAGCGACTGCGCGACCTCGCCGCCGAGTTCGACACGCCGCTGTACGTCCTCGATCCCGACCGGGTGCGCGAGAACGCCGCCCGGCTCCAGAGTGCCTTCGACGCCGAGGAGATCAGCTACGCCGTCAAGGCCAACACCACCCGGCCGGTGCTCGAGACCATCGAGTCCACCGGTGTCGGTGCCGAGTGCGCCTCCGCGGGGGAAGTCGAACGCGCCCTCGCCGCGGGATTCGACGGCGAAGCCGTCCGCTACACGGCGGTGAACCCGCCGGAGGAGGATCTGGACTACGTCGTCGACGCCGCCGCCGACCACGATTTGATCGTGACCGTGGGCGCGGCCGACACCCTCGACCGTCTCGACGAGCGCGGCTTTTCCGGCCGGCTCTGTATCCGGGCGAACCCCGGGGTCGGTGCCGGTCACCACGAGAAGGTGTCGACCGGCGCGGCCCCCAAGTTCGGGGTCCCGATGGACCGGGTGCCCGACCTCGCCAGCGAGGCCGTCGACCGCGGGTTCGACCTCGTGGGCCTGCACGCCCACGCCGGGAGCGGTATCTCCGGCGAGGACCTGCAGGCCCACCGCGAACTCGTCGCGCGGATGGGTGACCTTGCACGGAGGGTAATTTCCGACGTAGGCACTATCGAGTTCGTCAACGTCGGCGGTGGCCTCGGGGTTCCCTATCGGGAGGAGGAGGACCCGCTGGATCTGGACGCGGTTGCGGCGGCGACCCGGGAGGCGTTCGGCGATGTCGACGCCCGACTGGGGATCGAACCCGGCCGGTACTTCGTCGCGGACGCCGGCGTGTTACTGACGCGGGTCAATACGGTCAAGCCGACGCCCGAGACGACCGTCGTGGGCGTCGACGCCGGCATGACGACGCTGGTCCGTCCGGCGATGTACGACTCGTATCACACGATCCGCTCGCTGGCGAGTGACGCCGATCGGCGCGAGACCGTCTCGGTGACCGTCGCCGGCCCGATCTGCGAGACGGCGGACGTGCTGGGCGAGGACCGTCCGCTCCCCGACTCCGAGCGGGGCGACCTGCTCGCGGTCGGGAACGCGGGCGCCTACGGCTACGAGATGAGCAGCAACTACAACTCCCGGCCGCGGCCGGCGGTCGTTGCCCTCGACGGTACCGACGCGCGGCTGGCGGTTCGCCGGGAAGCGGTCGCGGACATTACAGAACTGGAAACATGGTCGAAGTAG
- a CDS encoding acyl-CoA dehydrogenase family protein has protein sequence MQFDKTHEMFRDSLRDYLESEIAPDVQELDKQEMTKEEAVGYLRDLRKLGIGFDQETAQDYFGDLKYYVIGSEEIARVWPSLNVMLNMSFPAMFANWASEETQNALGDKLEKGEAIGALGVTEPGSGSHSSRPNTVARKDGDEYVINGEKTWVSNAQICDLTMIVAWDEENDAQDMFIVDQENSPFDTRKLDKLGWKGSPTGQMFFDDVRVPEDNKLSNAIRNLILEHGDLAEALPFPNEMVDLFLSHKPLNAIFSFMRTGMAAMAVGIQQAAYEDALDYATDRETFGKPIAQHQMVQERLYEMKANVETSRLLTHEAVEKLANADEESRLYSSLAKGYACDKSVETARHGVELYGGNGLSTDYPLERYYRDAQTMTIPDGTEEIMKLIVGYEMTDMSAYA, from the coding sequence ATGCAATTCGACAAGACACACGAGATGTTCCGTGACTCGCTCCGGGACTATCTCGAAAGCGAGATCGCACCGGACGTGCAGGAACTGGACAAACAGGAGATGACCAAGGAGGAGGCCGTCGGCTACCTGCGGGATCTCCGGAAACTGGGGATCGGTTTCGATCAGGAGACCGCCCAGGACTACTTCGGCGACCTCAAGTACTACGTCATCGGCTCCGAGGAGATCGCCCGCGTCTGGCCGAGCCTGAACGTCATGCTCAACATGTCGTTCCCGGCCATGTTCGCAAACTGGGCCAGCGAGGAGACCCAGAACGCGCTGGGCGACAAACTCGAGAAGGGCGAGGCCATCGGCGCGCTCGGCGTCACCGAACCCGGGTCGGGTAGCCACTCCAGCAGGCCCAACACCGTCGCCCGCAAGGACGGCGACGAGTACGTCATCAACGGCGAGAAGACCTGGGTCAGCAACGCCCAGATCTGTGACCTGACGATGATCGTCGCCTGGGACGAGGAGAACGACGCCCAGGACATGTTCATCGTCGATCAGGAGAACTCCCCGTTCGACACGCGCAAACTCGACAAACTCGGCTGGAAGGGCTCGCCGACCGGCCAGATGTTCTTCGACGACGTGCGCGTGCCCGAAGACAACAAGCTCAGCAACGCCATCCGCAACCTGATCCTCGAACACGGCGACCTCGCGGAGGCCCTGCCGTTCCCGAACGAGATGGTCGACCTGTTCCTCAGCCACAAGCCGCTGAACGCCATCTTCTCGTTCATGCGGACCGGGATGGCCGCGATGGCCGTCGGTATCCAGCAGGCTGCCTACGAGGACGCGCTGGACTACGCGACCGATCGCGAGACCTTCGGCAAGCCCATCGCCCAGCACCAGATGGTCCAGGAACGGCTCTACGAGATGAAAGCCAACGTCGAGACCTCGCGGCTGCTCACCCACGAGGCCGTCGAGAAACTCGCCAACGCCGACGAGGAGTCCCGGCTGTACTCCTCGCTGGCGAAGGGCTATGCCTGTGACAAGTCCGTCGAGACCGCCCGCCACGGCGTCGAACTGTACGGCGGGAACGGGCTCTCGACCGACTACCCGCTGGAGCGGTACTACCGCGACGCCCAGACGATGACCATCCCCGACGGCACCGAGGAGATCATGAAGCTCATCGTCGGCTACGAGATGACCGACATGTCGGCGTACGCCTGA
- the purB gene encoding adenylosuccinate lyase produces MTDRSSLAAVSPLDGRYARYTEPLVPYASEQALIRARVRVEVEYLIALADLDATPLEIDAEGRDHLRALYEEFDEGDAEIVKALETEGWKDYSATNHDVKAVEYFVREHLPDGLDAAQWIHFGLTSEDVNNLAHRLLVKPAVEDVLVPALRDVRDALTEMAREHRDVPMLARTHGQPATPTTFGKEMAVYAARLGKALGRIERAAADLSGKLAGASGTYAAHDAAYPDVDWPTFAESFVTGLGLDHTELATQVNPCDDLERLFDALRGANNILLDLDLDVWLYVSDRYLGQEATAGETGSSTMPHKVNPIDFENSEGNLSKANSDLVFLADYVTTSRLQRDLSDSTVKRNVGAALAHCLIGYRKCERGLEKVVPNEQVMREELEATPEIIGEAVQTILRREGHTDAYERVKELTRGRRVTIEDFHDLFADLDVSEDVREELTDLTPAGYVGVADGLVEELDG; encoded by the coding sequence ATGACAGACCGCAGTTCGCTCGCCGCCGTCTCGCCGCTGGACGGGCGGTACGCCCGCTACACCGAACCGCTCGTTCCATACGCCAGCGAGCAGGCGCTGATCCGCGCCCGCGTTCGTGTCGAGGTCGAGTATCTGATCGCCCTCGCCGATCTGGACGCCACCCCGCTGGAGATCGACGCCGAGGGGCGCGACCACCTCCGGGCGCTGTACGAGGAGTTCGACGAGGGCGACGCCGAGATCGTCAAGGCCCTCGAAACCGAGGGCTGGAAGGACTACTCCGCGACCAACCACGACGTGAAGGCCGTCGAGTACTTCGTCCGTGAGCACCTGCCCGACGGCCTCGACGCCGCCCAGTGGATCCACTTCGGGCTCACCAGCGAGGACGTGAACAACCTCGCCCACCGCCTGCTGGTCAAGCCGGCCGTCGAGGACGTGCTCGTGCCTGCACTCCGGGACGTACGGGACGCGCTGACCGAGATGGCCCGCGAGCACCGCGACGTGCCGATGCTCGCCCGCACCCACGGCCAGCCCGCGACGCCGACGACCTTCGGCAAGGAGATGGCCGTCTACGCCGCCCGCCTCGGCAAAGCACTGGGCCGCATCGAACGCGCCGCCGCCGACCTCTCCGGCAAACTCGCTGGAGCCTCGGGCACCTACGCCGCCCACGACGCCGCCTACCCCGACGTGGACTGGCCCACGTTCGCCGAGTCGTTCGTCACGGGCCTCGGGCTCGACCACACCGAACTCGCCACGCAGGTCAACCCCTGTGACGACCTCGAACGGCTGTTCGACGCGCTCCGGGGCGCGAACAATATTCTGCTCGACCTGGACCTGGACGTGTGGCTCTACGTCTCTGACCGTTATCTCGGACAGGAGGCCACCGCGGGGGAGACCGGGTCGTCGACGATGCCCCACAAGGTCAACCCGATCGACTTCGAGAACAGCGAGGGGAACCTCTCGAAAGCCAACTCGGATCTGGTCTTCCTCGCCGACTACGTCACCACCTCGCGGCTCCAGCGGGACCTCTCGGACTCGACGGTCAAGCGCAACGTCGGCGCGGCGCTCGCCCACTGTCTCATCGGCTACCGGAAGTGCGAGCGCGGCCTCGAGAAGGTCGTCCCCAACGAGCAGGTCATGCGCGAGGAACTGGAAGCGACGCCGGAGATCATCGGCGAGGCCGTCCAGACGATCCTCCGCCGGGAGGGCCACACCGACGCCTACGAACGCGTGAAGGAACTCACCCGTGGCCGGCGCGTGACGATCGAGGACTTCCACGATCTGTTCGCGGATCTGGACGTGAGCGAGGACGTGCGCGAGGAACTGACCGACCTGACGCCGGCCGGTTACGTCGGCGTCGCCGACGGACTGGTCGAGGAGTTGGACGGTTGA
- a CDS encoding 2,3,4,5-tetrahydropyridine-2,6-dicarboxylate N-succinyltransferase — translation MSLQSDIEALWNRYDDGLTADDATAEDADTLDAFLEALEAGDVRAAEPAGGDWQVNEWVKQGILLNFGLREIESREYGDVAYHDVLPLRETADIGDRGSRNTPDGTVIRRGAYVGSDAILMSPSFVNIGAHVGDGTLVDSCDTVGSCAQIGENVKLGANTLIGGVLEPVEDDPVIVEDGVSLGAGCRVTSGFRVGENSIVGENTLLTPRIPVYDLVEDQVLYGELPPERRAFARYVESSVSDEDLIPGAAYKPAVVATDIETETLEGTEREDALRE, via the coding sequence ATGAGCCTACAATCCGACATCGAAGCCCTGTGGAATCGCTACGACGACGGCCTCACGGCCGACGACGCCACCGCCGAGGACGCCGACACGCTCGACGCGTTCCTCGAAGCCCTCGAAGCCGGCGACGTACGGGCCGCCGAACCCGCCGGTGGGGACTGGCAGGTCAACGAGTGGGTCAAGCAGGGCATCCTGCTCAACTTCGGCCTCCGCGAGATCGAATCCCGCGAGTACGGCGACGTGGCGTACCACGACGTACTCCCGCTTCGTGAGACCGCCGACATCGGCGACCGTGGCTCCCGGAACACGCCGGACGGCACCGTCATCCGACGCGGTGCCTACGTGGGCAGCGACGCGATCCTGATGAGCCCCTCGTTCGTCAACATCGGCGCACACGTCGGGGACGGGACGCTCGTGGACTCCTGTGACACCGTCGGCTCCTGTGCCCAGATCGGCGAGAACGTCAAGCTGGGTGCGAACACGCTGATCGGCGGCGTCCTCGAACCGGTCGAGGACGACCCCGTGATCGTCGAGGACGGCGTCTCGCTTGGGGCGGGCTGTCGCGTCACCTCCGGCTTCCGCGTCGGCGAGAACTCCATCGTGGGCGAGAACACGCTGCTGACCCCGCGGATTCCAGTCTACGATCTCGTCGAGGACCAGGTGCTGTACGGGGAACTCCCGCCCGAGCGGCGGGCCTTCGCGCGCTACGTCGAGTCCTCGGTCAGCGACGAGGACCTGATCCCCGGCGCGGCCTACAAGCCGGCGGTGGTCGCGACCGACATCGAGACCGAAACCCTCGAAGGCACCGAGCGCGAAGACGCACTCCGAGAATGA